taagtacttgtactttaCATTTTTATAGATCTCTTTATTATGAAACTTCTCCCAATGTCATTTTCCACCTTCAATtacatactacaagtagtacatacaccgttgtacagtatacaCCTTCAGTTATGAATGCACAAGATATGTGCTCAACtttttgtacaagtacccccCATTTCCCAATTGATTTTCCTGATTCTCACTCCCGTTcttatactgtacttgtacactcttatctacttgtacaaccAATTACTACATCGTATCACCCACGCTAAATTAGCTACCCGTAACACTAATACAGTCAAAACGTACAGGTATGCTCCATACCACTGTTTCTATGAGATTAAATACTTAgtgctgctggacgacACCACTCTCACTTGCGTGAGAAAGAATGTACTTCTTGTAGTCCTTGATGGTTCCGTCAAACTTTGAGACGGTTCCCTTCTCGGAGACCCAGATCTGGTTGCAGACTCGGTTGATCATGTCAACGTCATGTGAAACCATGAGGATACCTCCCTTGAAATTCTTGAGACCGTCAGCCAGAGCGTCAAGACCTGCAGTATCAAGATGGTTAGAAGGCTCATCAAGAATGAGGATATGGGGGTAAGAAACACAGAGAGAGGCGAATGCAACACGAGACTTCTGACCTCCAGAAAGCAGAgcgagcttctggagaccGATGGAACCAGTAATACCAAAAGAACCGAGATGTCGTCggtactcctcctcggactTGCCGGGGTTGATCTTGGCGAGCCAAGCGGTGGGAGTCAGGTTGAGGTCCATACCGTCAACGTGGTGCTGGGCGAAGTAGCCAACTCTCAGACGAGGGTGCTTAGAGATGGATCCGTCAACAGGGCTCAGCTGGTCAGTCAGAAGCTTCAGCAGGGTAGTCTTACCGCAACCATTAGCACCGACAAGAGCGATTCGGGAGTCCATTTGGATATCGAGATCAACGTCCTTGAGCAAAAGTCGCTCAGGGTTGTAACCGAAGGTGACGCCCTGCATCTGTAGAATGGGAGGCGAGATTTTTTCGGGCTCAGAAAATCGGAACTCCACAGCCTTATCCTCCTCGggcagctccagaatggGCAActtctcgagcttcttgatTCGTGACTGGGCTTCTGAGGACTTGGCCGCGTTGTATCTGAATTTGTCAATGAAGGCCTGCAGATGCTGTCTGTAAGCCATCTGGTTCTCGTACTCTCGGATAGCATTCTTGTATCGCTCCTCCTTAGTGGCATAGAAGGCGTCAAAGTTGGCGTTTCGATAGTAGTCGAGTCGCTCGGAGTGCTGGTAGATGATATCGGTGGCGACTTCGTTAAGGAAGGCTCGGTCATGGGAAACAACAAGAACAGTGGAGGGGTAGGTCTGGAGGTAGTTGGCAAGGTAGGTGATCGAGGGAACATCCAACATATTGGAAGGCTCATCAAGTAGCAGCAAGTCAGGCTTACAGAACAGAGCTCGAGCAAGAGCCAGACGCATTCTCCATCCACCGGAGAAGGAGTTTGTGGGATTTCCTTGGGTGGCCTGGGAGAAACCAAGACCTGACAGAatggcagcagctcgagacTCGGCCTTATCGGACTCGATGTCGACCAGCTTGGTCTCGACCTCCTCGAGGTTGGTCTCCAGGTCGACCTGCTCGTCATCGAGCTCTCGGATCTCAGCACTGTTGTCGTCCAGACCCTGCTCAGTGAGGGTCTTTCGTTGGGCCTCAATCTCTGCGATTCGAGTGACGGCAGTGtgctgctccttgagcagatgCTTTCGCCACACATCGGCGTCCAGAACGGACTGGATTGCAGAAGTCTCGTCTCCAGTGATTTCCTGCTCGACGTGGAGAATAGTAATGTGCTTGGGGACGGGAAGCTCTCGTCGAGAAAGAGCTCGCAGAAGAGTAGACTTACCAATACCGTTCTGACCGACCAGACCGTATCGTCGACCGTAAGACAAAGTAAGAGAGGTATCGGACAGGATTCGCTGACCCATACCGACGTGCAGATCAAAGTTGTCGATCTTGATATCCTTGGTCTTACCGGCACCAGCCATACCCAGATCCAGAGGGTTAACTGTGAGGAAGAACTCGTCGTAGTCCTTGCTGTCCTGGGTCTCAGTGACAAGCTTGGAGGCCTCATACTGGACTTGGGCAGCGTCCTTGGCAGCTCGAGCAGCCATCTTAGCGgcaatcttcttctcagccttctcgagcttcttct
This genomic interval from Yarrowia lipolytica chromosome 1E, complete sequence contains the following:
- a CDS encoding uncharacterized protein (Compare to YALI0E03674g, similar to uniprot|P43535 Saccharomyces cerevisiae YFR009w GCN20 positive effector of GCN2P, similar to Saccharomyces cerevisiae GCN20 (YFR009W); ancestral locus Anc_1.366), with product MPSIAAEVTKTARNVDTVVVDYATGYIRHLENNIGPQHDLTAEASFIASLLVGAGVEKPAAQQLYDHMLKEFTVLQKEAINEAGASAQSQIIDQQALMSAVNHASNRQASVLNNNIFGVADLDHVGGRKVESRVDKKKLEKAEKKIAAKMAARAAKDAAQVQYEASKLVTETQDSKDYDEFFLTVNPLDLGMAGAGKTKDIKIDNFDLHVGMGQRILSDTSLTLSYGRRYGLVGQNGIGKSTLLRALSRRELPVPKHITILHVEQEITGDETSAIQSVLDADVWRKHLLKEQHTAVTRIAEIEAQRKTLTEQGLDDNSAEIRELDDEQVDLETNLEEVETKLVDIESDKAESRAAAILSGLGFSQATQGNPTNSFSGGWRMRLALARALFCKPDLLLLDEPSNMLDVPSITYLANYLQTYPSTVLVVSHDRAFLNEVATDIIYQHSERLDYYRNANFDAFYATKEERYKNAIREYENQMAYRQHLQAFIDKFRYNAAKSSEAQSRIKKLEKLPILELPEEDKAVEFRFSEPEKISPPILQMQGVTFGYNPERLLLKDVDLDIQMDSRIALVGANGCGKTTLLKLLTDQLSPVDGSISKHPRLRVGYFAQHHVDGMDLNLTPTAWLAKINPGKSEEEYRRHLGSFGITGSIGLQKLALLSGGQKSRVAFASLCVSYPHILILDEPSNHLDTAGLDALADGLKNFKGGILMVSHDVDMINRVCNQIWVSEKGTVSKFDGTIKDYKKYILSHASESGVVQQH